In the Arachis ipaensis cultivar K30076 chromosome B04, Araip1.1, whole genome shotgun sequence genome, CTCTATCCGCAATCCGTTCGCAGAACTCGAAGGACTTGGTTGATGCAAGAACATACCTTAGTGCAGCGTTAACCAACAAAGAAACGTGTTTAGAAAGCATGGAGTCAGCTTCTGGTACCCTTAAGCCAACTCTTGTGGATTCTGTGACCAACACTTTCAAATATGTCAGCAACACTCTCTCAATGCTCCCTCGTAAGCCTGAtatgaagaagaagcagaagaagagcACTCCAAAGTGGTTTTTTTCAAAATCAGATGATGAAGGGTATGATCCTAGTGAAGTGATTGTTGTGGCTGCAGATGGGAGTGGGAACTTTAGTACTATCAATGAAGCTATTGACTTTGCTCCAAGTAACAGCTTTGACAGGACAGTGATATATGTGAAAGAAGGGTTATACGAGGAGAATGTGGAGATTCCAAGTCATAAGACCAATATTGTTTTGCTTGGAGATGGAAGAGATGCCACTGTCATCACTGGTAACAGAAGTTTTGTTGATGGCTGGACTACTTTTAGATCTGCCACTCTAGGTAAACAAACCCCTTTATGATACTATTCATTATATTGATTGTGAAATGTGAACTACTTCTTAGCCTTTAAAATGTTCGGAATTGGttattatgattttttattttgttcacTCTGGCTACTATATATGGCTTTGTTATCTCACACTaatctgttttattttttttgtattggaTTAGCTAGCTACTGTTAGATATAAGTGGAGTAGTGTTATTCAAACTTGTAAATTTGAGTAATTATGAGATACAAAAAAAGATTAAGCTCATCACCTGTTTTTTCCCTATCGATCAGCTGTGTCTGGGGATGGTTTTCTGGCTCGAGACATAGCAATTGAGAACAAAGCGGGGCCAGAGAAGCATCAAGCAGTTGCACTGAGAGTTAATGCAGACTTGACTGCATTCTACAGATGTTCAATCTATGGCTATCAAGACACACTCTACACTCACTCCTTCAGACAATTCTACAGAGAAAGCGACATATATGGCACCATAGACTTCATATTCGGAAACGCGGCAGCGATCTTTCAAGGCTGCAACATTGTTTCACTAATGCCAATACCCGGCCAGTTTACGGTTATTACCGCGCAATCACGAAGTAGCCCTGATGAGGACACAGGGATCTCAATCCAGAACAGTTCAATTGTAGCAAGCACTGATTTGAGTTCAAATTCGACGATGGTCAAGAGTTACCTTGGGAGGCCATGGAGGGTGTATTCTCGCACTGTGTACATAGAGTCGTACATTGATAAGTTCATTGACCCGTTGGGATGGACAAAGTGGAACAATAATAATGATGGTGATACTGAAGGGCTTGAGACTCTGTATTATGGAGAGTATGAGAATTATGGGGGTGGTTCAGACACTCGTAACCGTGTGGATTGGCCAGGATTCCATTTGTTGGATTACAATGATGCTTATAACTTCACTGTTTCAGAGTTCATTGCAGGTGATGCTTGGCTTGGTTCTACTTCTTTTCCTTATGATGATGGGATTTGAACAACAGACGATACTTCTTTTGCTGCAGAAGCGTTTAATATCCTATTACATTGTCTAGGGATACATGAACAAGTAATTCACGAATGAGTAAGAGATATCTACAATAATGTTTTTGCTGTGGTTCGATGCATACGGTGGATCTTCTCCTGTTACAGTGATACTCTTCCATACTTGTAATAAGGAGGAGTCTAACTCATAACCCCTTCACATGCTTCATGCTTGCTGAACTCCACATAGGCCCGTATATTTGTTACTTTGGCATCTTAATATTCCTATTTTCATTATTAAGAAGGATACTAAGATAAAGTTGTTTGAAAACATTTTGTTAAGGATGTTTATGGATGTTTATGTGTCACAAAAATCTGCTTAAATAAcataaattttaactattttttattaatattttttttattatcaaatatttttattaaaaatatttattaaattaatcaataattagtttattataacaacaataataaattatcattattaaaattagtaaaaaataaaatgacaaAACAGctcttaacaaaaaaataaaatgacaaaGCAACTCTTATGTTAGTACATAACAACGATTGAGTCGCACAGCCTATAGCTGTTGTTTTGTTCTAAGCATTTCTTTGTAGCCAAATGTTTTATATAACTGAGAAGAATCCAATTGGCAATTTATCAATACTTGCGCAGCTCTTTTTTTATAGGCATGGATCTCCAACTCTTAAAGTAATTTTTTAAAGTGTCAGGAGCAATTCACACCTAATCAACTTCTGTAATTCATGCACATCATACCTACCAAGAGTACTCACAAGTAACAAATAAGTGTTAACGATTTTAACATTCTTTTTATACAACACGTACAAATTATCATTTTGTTTTAGGATTCTCAACCTATTCAGTTGGCCCTTTATATTGACACAGCCTACCAATATAAACTAAGTGAACAACTCAACTCAAGGCGAAACTTTTAGGTCTCATTTCTTAACATGTTCTATTAAAGTTTAATAGATAATCCTATTTATTAGTGTGttctattaaaatttaataaatagtCTTCATTTCTTAAGTATAGATTGATAGTCCCGATATAATTAAGTAAAGCACTATGTAGACTAATCTTATATTCATTGTTATGCTACATATTTAGTAAATAGAAGagggaaaattaaaagaaagacaAATACACAAATTTTAATTCCTAAATTGTGAATTTTaacttataatttttaattttaaatttagatattgatataaaatataataaataaaaaactaaaagggttgtttaattaataaaaaatatattaaaaacgaGCCTACAATAAAAAAGATGAGATCATATAAAATGTAATATAATAGTAGTTTGTGCTTTTAATGTTTCTTTCAAGtgaatttcataaaaaaaatgttatatgACGAATAAAATTTATTAGTTTTAGTTAATATTTAACTCAAAATGTTGAATaacattgataaaaaaaaatgttagtaCCCTAATTTTTCTCctttataaatatatatagacATAGATATCCACATACATATTTATACATaatacaattttattttatattaggtGTGTTTTATGTTGTTTAACTTTTATTTTATGTGTGATTGATTTTTTTCCACATGGAATATGCTTACATAAGAATACTTCCATATTTGAAATAAAACCAGCCCACAAACACATATATGCATGGCATGCACTTTACTTGGTCTTGTCTATTTTTGGCCACTACTATACCCTTGGGAAAAAAGAGAAGCATAATCAAAGTTTGTCTTAAGAGTAGCATAACATGGCGGGAAATAAGGTTAGAATGGGTGGAACATGGAAGAACAAGAGGTATTATCAATGGTCAACCGTCGTGGATTTTTGTCACTCGACAATTACCTTCCCATAATAGAAAACCAACCTCAAAGACCTCCCAACCACTAATACCTTTTCCTCTTCAAGCAAACCAAATCGCATTTAAATACAAATCACGTAACACACAAGTCCAAATTGAAGGTCCGTTCATTCTTTTTGGATCTCCTAGCTAAGGCAGAGAGAAGTTCCTCTGCCTTAGGAAGctcccaaaagaaaaaaaatggcattTCAAGATTTTGATGTCATCTCGGAACGTCGAAGAAATGAGCAGAAGGCAAAACTCAAGAAGAGGATCATCATGGGCGTTGTAGCCGCCATCGTCCTTGTAGGCATCATCGGCGCAGTCTTCGTCGTGGTATTGCCAGGAAATGACAGCAAAAGCAACAGCACTCCATCGTCGcattctccatcatcatcttcgtattcgtcgtcgtcgtcgtcaccACCATCAATCGCAAAATCGGAGAAGATGGTGGAACTTGTCTGCGATGGTGCCGAGTACAAAGACAAATGTGAAGGACCTCTCTCAGATGCATTGAAGAACGACCCTTCCATGTCGCAACCCAAGGATATTCTCAAGTACTACGCCAAATATGCAGAGGATGCAGTTAACGCTGCTTTCGCCAAAACCGAAACCCTCAACTTCGAATCCCCGGAGGAGCAAGGCGCCTATGAAGATTGCAAGCAGATCTTCTCTGATGCCAAGATCGACCTGGAGGCCATCACGAACCAAGTATCCGGAGACAACATCGATTTGAGGAACATCACCAACAGTACTCCTGATTTGAACAGCTGGCTCAGTGCTGTCATCAGTTACCAACAAACTTGCATCGACGGTTTCCCTGAGGGACAGTTGAAGACTGATCTTGAGAACCTCTTCAAGGACTCTAAGGAGTTTGTTAGCAACACACTTAACATTGTTTCCAAGGTTGGTAACTTCCTCTCCTCCTTGCCAACGTTCCGGAGTTTGGCCGAGGAGAAGCATCAGTCGCCGCTCGATTTCCTGGACAAACGCGATGGCTTTCCTAACTGGCTTAGCCAGAAGGACAGGAGGATGTTGAAGGCTGCCGATAACAAGCCCACA is a window encoding:
- the LOC107638428 gene encoding probable pectinesterase/pectinesterase inhibitor 12, translating into MASSTSSKASLFLLSTILFFSNACAISNTPNAENLNALKSFCRTTPYPEVCFNSLKLSISITISPNILNNLLQSLQVAISEATKLSDLFNNAGNSNSIIENKIGAVQDCKELHKLTLSSLKRSLSAIRSQNSKDLVDARTYLSAALTNKETCLESMESASGTLKPTLVDSVTNTFKYVSNTLSMLPRKPDMKKKQKKSTPKWFFSKSDDEGYDPSEVIVVAADGSGNFSTINEAIDFAPSNSFDRTVIYVKEGLYEENVEIPSHKTNIVLLGDGRDATVITGNRSFVDGWTTFRSATLAVSGDGFLARDIAIENKAGPEKHQAVALRVNADLTAFYRCSIYGYQDTLYTHSFRQFYRESDIYGTIDFIFGNAAAIFQGCNIVSLMPIPGQFTVITAQSRSSPDEDTGISIQNSSIVASTDLSSNSTMVKSYLGRPWRVYSRTVYIESYIDKFIDPLGWTKWNNNNDGDTEGLETLYYGEYENYGGGSDTRNRVDWPGFHLLDYNDAYNFTVSEFIAGDAWLGSTSFPYDDGI